In the Malus domestica chromosome 16, GDT2T_hap1 genome, one interval contains:
- the LOC103403741 gene encoding 3-ketoacyl-CoA synthase 7, with translation MARIQEYVHVFPDLVEPATACYMMAAIAGLVLMYLLRKREPRIYLVDFSCYQPPKSYRLTTSMFLENVLLDGTDPESAAFQIKILEKSGFSEETSIPPSLACLPIKKSLQFALEEVKAVMFGAVSDLFNKHNINPREIDVLISNSSLFCPTPSLSTLIINKFGMRNNIRSFHLSGMGCSAGLIAVGLAKDLLRVHENSLALIVSTEGLHLNWYTGKVPSMLLTNCLFRMGGAAVLMSSRNQDKSRAKYELQHLVRTNNAQDDQSHACVFQDIDPENKQGISISKNILHVAGDALKANIGALGPLVLPLSEQFRYGVSILSRKVWSGRRKIHVPDFKKAFEHFCIHAGGRAVIQGIEKNLGLRKEDVEASKMALYRYGNTSSSSIWYELSYIEAKGRMKKGDRVWQIGFGSGFKCNSAVWKCVSDVGAESANVWREIIHSYPMEVPN, from the coding sequence ATGGCTAGGATCCAGGAATACGTTCATGTTTTCCCTGACCTCGTCGAACCCGCCACTGCATGTTATATGATGGCGGCGATTGCAGGCCTTGTTCTCATGTATCTTCTCCGCAAGAGAGAGCCAAGAATTTATTTGGTAGACTTTAGCTGTTACCAGCCACCAAAATCTTATAGGCTGACGACGTCCATGTTCCTAGAGAACGTCCTTCTGGACGGCACAGACCCTGAGAGCGCAGCATTCCAAATCAAGATCCTTGAGAAATCCGGGTTCAGCGAGGAGACTAGCATTCCTCCGTCTCTCGCTTGCTTGCCTATCAAGAAATCACTCCAATTTGCGTTGGAAGAGGTCAAAGCAGTGATGTTTGGTGCAGTTTCAGACTTGTTCAACAAGCACAACATAAACCCTAGAGAAATTGATGTTCTGATTTCTAACAGCAGCTTGTTTTGTCCCACACCGTCTCTCAGCACTTTGATCATCAACAAGTTCGGAATGAGAAACAACATCAGAAGCTTCCACTTATCCGGGATGGGATGCAGCGCCGGACTTATTGCAGTTGGTCTAGCTAAGGACTTGCTGAGGGTTCACGAGAACTCATTGGCTTTGATTGTCAGCACTGAGGGATTGCATCTGAATTGGTACACCGGAAAAGTACCGTCCATGTTGCTGACTAATTGTTTGTTTCGGATGGGAGGAGCGGCCGTGTTGATGTCCAGTCGGAATCAAGACAAGAGCAGGGCAAAGTATGAGCTGCAGCATCTTGTCAGAACAAACAATGCACAAGATGATCAGTCTCATGCCTGTGTGTTCCAGGATATAGATCCCGAGAACAAACAGGGGATTTCGATATCAAAGAACATACTCCATGTTGCCGGAGATGCATTGAAAGCAAACATTGGTGCTCTGGGGCCATTGGTTTTGCCACTTTCGGAGCAGTTTCGATATGGGGTTTCGATACTCAGCCGAAAGGTATGGAGTGGGAGGAGGAAGATTCACGTACCGGATTTTAAGAAAGCTTTCGAGCATTTCTGCATACATGCTGGGGGGAGAGCGGTTATACAAGGAATAGAGAAAAACCTGGGGCTGAGAAAAGAAGACGTCGAGGCCTCAAAGATGGCCCTGTACAGATATGGAAACACATCGTCTTCATCGATATGGTACGAGCTGAGTTACATAGAAGCGAAAGGAAGGATGAAGAAGGGCGATCGGGTGTGGCAAATTGGGTTCGGGAGCGGCTTCAAGTGTAACAGCGCGGTGTGGAAGTGTGTTTCCGATGTGGGAGCTGAGAGTGCAAACGTGTGGAGAGAAATAATCCATTCATATCCCATGGAGGTTCCAAACTGA